In Alkalihalobacterium alkalinitrilicum, a genomic segment contains:
- a CDS encoding molybdopterin-containing oxidoreductase family protein, which translates to MSYTKKKDGIFHAVCPLDCPDQCGLLLHKKDGKIIKVNGDPNHPVTQGNICNKVRHMTDRIYDNNRIQYPLKRVGPKGEGKFERISWDEAISTIKDRWSELIETEGPESILPYGFYGNMGRISAEGMDRRFFNRLGASIQDQTICSAAGSKGYSYTMGGSFGTDPEETIHTKLFLFWGVNAVSTNMHQVALAQKARKNGAKIIVIDVHKNQTGRLADWFIPILPGTDSALALGIMHIIYAENMHDHEFLKKYTVGHLELREHVAQYDPITVSQITGVPVEDIYQLARMYGQTSPSFIRIGNGLQHHDNGGMAVRTIACLPALTGQWLVKGGGAIKGNSSFLSHNIKALQRPNLRKNKKARVINMNLIGQALLEKEKPVRSIYVYNSNPAIVAPEGNKVRQGFSREDLFTVVHDLFLTETALYADIVLPATSSFENMDFYTSYWHHYMQIQQPVIEPFGESKSNPDVFRLLASAFGFGEEEFGHTDEQLIRQSIEDVNNPYVKQITFETLVEKQYVKADRSINLLENLPTPSGKIELYSKRMERAGYPPLPTYTPIIDDGDLPFLFVPAPNHNFLNSTFSNNEKHITLEKFPRLHMNTVDASKRSIENGDTVRIWNTRGECELIVAVGDNVLPGVVVSQGLWADLPGTKYFVNSLAPDRIADMGGGATFFSGKVNVEKVQTEQQ; encoded by the coding sequence ATGTCATATACAAAAAAGAAAGATGGTATATTCCACGCAGTTTGTCCATTAGACTGTCCAGATCAGTGCGGGCTTCTCTTGCATAAGAAAGATGGGAAAATTATTAAAGTAAATGGTGATCCTAATCATCCAGTTACACAAGGTAATATTTGTAACAAAGTTCGACATATGACAGATCGAATTTATGATAACAACCGTATACAGTATCCGCTTAAACGAGTCGGTCCTAAAGGCGAAGGTAAGTTTGAACGTATCAGTTGGGATGAAGCGATTTCAACCATTAAAGATCGTTGGTCAGAACTTATTGAAACAGAAGGCCCTGAAAGTATTCTCCCATATGGCTTTTACGGAAATATGGGAAGAATTAGTGCAGAAGGTATGGATCGGCGTTTTTTTAATCGCCTAGGAGCAAGTATTCAAGATCAAACGATTTGCTCTGCCGCAGGTTCTAAAGGGTACTCATATACGATGGGCGGAAGCTTCGGAACGGATCCAGAAGAAACGATTCATACGAAGTTATTCCTTTTTTGGGGTGTGAATGCTGTAAGCACGAATATGCATCAAGTTGCACTAGCTCAGAAGGCGAGAAAAAATGGAGCTAAGATTATCGTCATTGATGTTCACAAAAATCAAACGGGCCGTTTAGCTGACTGGTTTATCCCAATCTTACCAGGAACAGATAGTGCACTTGCACTAGGGATCATGCATATTATATATGCCGAAAATATGCATGATCATGAATTTTTAAAGAAATACACAGTAGGTCATCTTGAGTTACGAGAACATGTTGCTCAGTACGATCCAATCACAGTGTCACAGATTACTGGTGTGCCAGTGGAGGATATTTATCAACTCGCACGGATGTACGGTCAAACATCGCCTTCTTTTATTAGAATTGGAAATGGTTTGCAACATCATGATAATGGTGGGATGGCAGTTCGAACGATTGCCTGTCTTCCAGCATTGACAGGACAATGGTTAGTAAAAGGCGGCGGTGCTATTAAAGGAAACAGTAGCTTTTTAAGTCATAATATTAAAGCGCTACAACGGCCTAATTTAAGAAAGAATAAGAAGGCCCGAGTAATTAATATGAATTTAATCGGGCAAGCTTTGTTAGAGAAGGAAAAACCAGTGCGGTCAATTTATGTTTATAATAGTAATCCAGCCATAGTTGCACCAGAAGGAAATAAAGTTCGTCAAGGGTTTTCAAGGGAAGATTTGTTTACAGTCGTGCATGATTTATTTTTAACAGAGACAGCACTGTATGCGGATATCGTGCTACCAGCCACGTCATCGTTTGAAAATATGGATTTTTATACATCTTATTGGCACCATTACATGCAAATCCAACAACCAGTGATCGAGCCGTTTGGGGAAAGTAAATCAAACCCTGACGTTTTTCGTTTGTTAGCAAGTGCTTTCGGCTTTGGTGAAGAAGAGTTTGGACATACAGATGAACAATTAATTCGTCAATCAATAGAAGATGTGAATAACCCATATGTTAAACAAATAACCTTCGAAACTCTAGTTGAAAAACAGTATGTAAAAGCAGATCGTAGTATTAATCTTTTGGAAAATCTTCCAACCCCAAGTGGTAAAATTGAACTATATTCAAAACGGATGGAACGAGCGGGATATCCTCCACTTCCTACGTATACTCCTATTATCGATGATGGAGATTTACCATTTTTGTTTGTTCCTGCACCAAATCACAATTTTTTAAATTCGACGTTTTCTAATAATGAAAAGCATATTACGTTAGAAAAATTTCCTAGGTTGCATATGAATACAGTTGATGCATCGAAACGTTCAATTGAAAACGGTGATACCGTTCGTATATGGAATACACGTGGAGAATGTGAACTTATTGTAGCGGTTGGAGATAATGTTTTACCTGGTGTCGTTGTTAGTCAGGGTTTATGGGCTGATTTGCCTGGAACGAAGTATTTCGTTAACTCGCTGGCACCTGACCGAATTGCGGATATGGGTGGAGGAGCAACGTTCTTCTCTGGTAAGGTAAATGTAGAAAAAGTTCAAACAGAGCAACAATAA
- a CDS encoding alpha/beta hydrolase, translating to MTLQPQVKNLLDQISAAQADGAPGIEEMSVQENRDGLLAFYSGVIGEPQEVAKVENIRIPVDGSEIGLRLYTPKGDGPFPVFVYYHGGGWVLGDLEVVDPLLRSLTNSTECLVVSVDYRLAPENKYPIPAEDCYAATKWVAENIAKYNGDPSRIAVGGDSAGGNLAAVVPLMAKDRGGPSIAYQVLLYPVTDFSFNTQSYIDNGKGYYLEKPAMSWFAEQYLNNETEKSDPYVSPLLAKDLSGLPPALVITAEYDVLRDEGEAYAERLKAAGVSVEATRYNGQIHGFLWMPVIMDDAKRGVEQIGNAIKKQFSSKQSV from the coding sequence ATGTCTGTTCAAGAAAATCGTGATGGATTACTAGCCTTTTATTCTGGGGTCATTGGTGAACCTCAAGAAGTAGCAAAAGTAGAAAATATTAGAATTCCTGTAGATGGATCAGAGATTGGCCTTCGTCTCTACACACCTAAAGGGGATGGTCCATTTCCAGTCTTTGTTTACTATCACGGCGGTGGTTGGGTATTAGGTGATTTAGAAGTCGTTGATCCTTTACTTCGTTCACTCACAAATTCTACCGAATGTTTGGTTGTATCAGTTGATTATCGTCTAGCTCCAGAAAATAAATACCCTATACCTGCTGAAGATTGCTATGCTGCAACGAAGTGGGTAGCAGAAAATATCGCCAAGTATAACGGTGATCCAAGCCGTATTGCCGTTGGTGGAGATAGTGCAGGTGGAAATCTTGCCGCAGTTGTACCATTAATGGCGAAAGATCGCGGTGGCCCTAGTATCGCCTATCAAGTACTCCTTTATCCTGTAACCGACTTCTCTTTCAACACACAATCATACATTGATAATGGGAAAGGTTACTACTTAGAAAAACCTGCGATGAGCTGGTTTGCTGAACAATACCTAAATAATGAGACAGAAAAGTCAGACCCTTACGTTTCCCCTCTTCTCGCGAAAGATTTAAGTGGACTTCCTCCTGCATTGGTTATTACGGCTGAATATGATGTATTACGTGACGAAGGTGAAGCTTATGCTGAGCGTTTAAAAGCTGCAGGGGTCTCAGTTGAGGCCACCCGATATAACGGACAAATTCATGGTTTCTTGTGGATGCCTGTCATTATGGATGATGCTAAAAGAGGTGTTGAACAAATCGGAAACGCAATTAAGAAACAATTCTCCTCGAAACAATCTGTTTAA